The sequence TAACTCTACACCATCAGACATCCTGATCTTGACATCACGTTCAACCAGTACTTCGTATTTTCTTTCCGAAGTCTTCCATTTCTTGCTAAACATGGACATTGTTTTCATCACCAGACGGATAGTTTTGTCGATCTGATTATAAAAAACTTTTTGCTCTTCGCTATCTATAATACATCGACCGGTTTCATCTTCCTAAATTGTTATGGAAGCATGTTTTAGAGTACGTTATAAAGCCTTCTATAAAAATGCTTTGCTATTATATATTGCCTGAAGCGAGTTACTGGGCATATAAATTCTTATACCAAAAAATAATGAGGGAGCGAAAAGAGTGTTAAGGTGGCATGGGATACCAGAATTTAGCGTTAGCCATCTCTGGAGGCCATACTATCTTGAATTCTCCATTCTGCCATTGCATCATGAACGCTGGCATTATGCATTGGTGATAGTATGGATTATTTGGATCAAGCTCAAATCTAATGCGTCCACCAACAGTCATTAGATCGGTTCCCTTTATCGCTTCATGAATCTTTTGAGGATCTAAGGATGATGCCCGCTTGATAGCATCCAACAGGACCTGAGAGGCTGCTCCAGCATCTCCTATATGCTGACTCCACATTTCTTTATACTTCTTCATATATGCGTCGGCTAATTCCTCTCCTCCAGGGTATAGCCATGGCGCCCAGAAGCCAAGATGACATGTTCCATTACTTATTTTCGGACCTACAGCCTCTATAAAGTCATAGGGTTCAAAGGCTTTTGAGATAGCCATAAATTTTGGTCTCCACCCAAGAGCATAAGCTTGTTTAAGCATGGCCCAACCTTCAGGAGGAACCATTAGTCCCATTACTATATCTGCTCCAGTGGCCTGCGCTTTTCGTATCATATCTGTGAAATCGGTAGTACCAAGAGGAATTGATACTTCATATACAACTTCATATTTGTAATCAGCAGCAAATTTCTTATACAGATTGCCGAAGGCCACCCCTTCAGGCGAATCCTCTAAGAATAAAACTAGCTTTTTATTGTTCATCTCCCGAGGAACTGTTTCCAGCGCTTGAAAATAGCGAGCTACTATGCTTACTTCAGGATGTGCTATTGAGAAGAAGATAGACCAAGTATATTCGCGTTTAGGCATCATTTCTTGCATAGGTTCCAGCGGCAATGAAGCAGTTACAATAGGCACCTTATATCTCTCAGCAACTTGACACCCAGGTACCCCTACAGGAGGGGTGCCAGAACTAAATAGACCGACGACTTTATCTTCAAGTATTAGTCGTTCAACGTTTTTTGCGCATTTATCTGGGCTACTTTCATCATCATACAGAATAAATTTTACGGGTAGTTTCTTACCTACCTCCGCTATGTAGATTCCACCTTCTTCCTTGTTAACCTT is a genomic window of Candidatus Bathyarchaeia archaeon containing:
- a CDS encoding amino acid ABC transporter substrate-binding protein — protein: MDRKAITRIQAIILAIIIIVIVIVGVIVYITMVPPPRPVVEEIKVGASCPMSGELATWGKYLSFGYQFYIDKVNKEEGGIYIAEVGKKLPVKFILYDDESSPDKCAKNVERLILEDKVVGLFSSGTPPVGVPGCQVAERYKVPIVTASLPLEPMQEMMPKREYTWSIFFSIAHPEVSIVARYFQALETVPREMNNKKLVLFLEDSPEGVAFGNLYKKFAADYKYEVVYEVSIPLGTTDFTDMIRKAQATGADIVMGLMVPPEGWAMLKQAYALGWRPKFMAISKAFEPYDFIEAVGPKISNGTCHLGFWAPWLYPGGEELADAYMKKYKEMWSQHIGDAGAASQVLLDAIKRASSLDPQKIHEAIKGTDLMTVGGRIRFELDPNNPYYHQCIMPAFMMQWQNGEFKIVWPPEMANAKFWYPMPP